GCCATTTGTTCCTGGCTAATACCAAGAACTGCAATGGATATGGAGCACAGTCAAGGCTGTAGCATTATAACCCATTACAGGAACAAAAGCCACTCAACTTCATATAGCTCCAAGTGAAGGAATGAACTTCCACTTAATTAGAAGCTTCTTTATCAAGGCAAATACATTTTAAAGACAAAGATCTTCAAATAGAAAACACAATACTTTTAATAGAATCAAGAAAAGTACAGGTCAGATACACCATTAAACTGAAGATATAAACTGTGGTCATTTTTCAAATTTAACAAGGAGAATGACAAATTAACCATTCTTTAAAGCTTCAGTTCTCCTGAGTGCTGAGAGTTTAACCAACCAAAGAAAAGTTATATTGTCCGAAACTTCTATATATTTGCTATACCTACTGCATGCTGGTGTCCTGCACTCAGCACCTTGCAGATACAAAATACTCTTTCCAGAAATGTATCCAGACATCACATCCTTATGGCAATTCACTTAAGTCCCAGTCTTCTTAGTAAAACTCTCAAAACATATAATACAGATATTTTACATTATGCACAGCATTAGGCCACACACCCAAAGCATACcatttcaaatgaaaaaaaaaaaaagataaatataaaCCTAATATAGGCATATATTCTATTTAAAAAGACAGGATTTTTACATCTGAATAATGTAATTAGGATTTCATACAAAAGATCCAAGTCCTGAACTGTTGTAAACATTAGCATTTCTCAATTTTGCAATCGGGACAACATACAGAAAGTTCTCAAATCTCTTGTTGTCAATGCAAATGATGTATTAACGACCTTTCCCATACAATTCATGAAGATACTTAAGGCTAGCACCAATTGTTGCATTAACAGCATCCACCATCTGATGGCAAAAGGGAAATTAATGAGATCTCTCAAGGCAGAGATGTGCAGTGGTGAAGTTGTAGTTTCAGCACCCGACTGTCACTGGAGAAAGAGACACACACCCCGGAAAGTCTGCCTTCACATTTGGTTCACCTCCGATGCCTGCCATGTCCAGAATGATCTCGTTCATAGCGATGGCCCATTCTCTCATAAGATCGTGAACGCTCATGCCTTGGATCTCGGTAATAGTGATGTCTTTTCTTGTATTTGCCAGGGTTCTCAGAGGAGCGCTCCCGGGAAGAGCTTCTGCTGCGTGAATGCCGGTATTTCTGGCTGGAGTATTTGTGGTCCTTCGCTTCATAAGCCCAGGACTTGGAGCTTTTGTAGGAACTGTGATTTGACTGCCTTGGAGGAGAGTCACTTCTACTTCTGGAGCGACTACGTGATCTAGAATCACTGGAGGGAGAGTAACTTTCACTTTTTCTGTTACAAACAGGGAAAAATATTTAAGATGTCACCCCACACACCTTAACTAATGCTTCTTACACAAGAACATTTAACATGCAATGGTGTCTTCTACAAAAAAGGATAAGCGCTAGAGAAGACTGGAACAATTTGATACTAGAATTGAGAAactcactcacccccccccccccccccccattgaactTCGTAACTAACACTACTGCAATATTAATGTGTTTCATTCTCACAGTACCCGCAAACTCCTGTAACCCATCAAGGGAATCCAAACCACAACACAGCAATGCTTCAAACTTGTGGTATGAAGGCCATGGGCCTTAACTCCTCATACTTTTGACAGGGAAAAGCTTACCTCCTTTTGGGTGACTCTGACCTAGAATGAGATCTGGAGTAGCTGCGATCCTGGCTTCGGCTCCTGCTGCATCTCTCCTTTTGTAAGCTGTAGAAAAACAAGCTTAAAATCAGCTTTTTCATGTTTGGAGCACCCTGAAACCCACACAGAAAATCAAGCTCCTAACAGTCTTACCCATTCACAGGGCTGGAGGATCTAGCTCTTTTGACATCAAGTTTTCTTTTGGCATTCTTCATGGCTTGAACCGACAGTGGAGATGATTTGTTTGCTTTCCCCTCCTTTGGGGAGTCTGAAATAAAGATTTTATAACATTATTTAAAGTATATTTGGACATCTCTTAAAGTGTATTTCTCTTTTGGTTTTAAGCAGGCAATTAAAGTCAATCACAGGATGAATCTGTTTGGAATATAGATATTTGTAATGCATTTATTATTTCTAGTCCGCCCTTATCCAGGGCAGAGCAcaacaaaaacatatataaaaacaattaaaCATACCACAACAATAACTGTACAACCAGTACAGACTAGGTAGACTAGACAGCAATTATCGTAATTCCAAAAAGGAACTACCCAACAAGTTTCATTTCCAGGGATCTAATCACTCACATACAAAATAGTCCCCTTCAGGCAGGAACATAATGTGCCAGGCATAATAAATGTTCCTTTGACTGTCCTTTAAACACTGGCAACCGTGACTCATTTTCAACCTAAACAGTAATGTgatgtattatgtaattttactTTGACTGTATTACACTGGAATTGTTAATTTTATGTTGCAAACTGCACTGGACCCCTTCAGGGGAATATTgcagtatataagaaatgcaTTGAAGTTGATAGCTCCTCTGTCAACGTGGAGGTTGCAAATCCCTGTAACTCATCTTACTGCAGTGCATTCCAAGGAACCTAATTGGAATTAGCATTTTTCTGTGTACAGCAATCCATTTTGCTATGGAGAAGTGGCATGTTGCTTTAGCATAATGCCTGGATTGGTGAGCTACTTGAGTATAAGCTTCCAAAAGGTGAAATAATTAAGACTGCTTGCTGGGAATAACCATCAAGCAATAAGCAGTAGTGTCCTGCATCTGACTTCTCTTTAGGCACAACATATTCTTTCCCTGCTGAAACATTCCTATTTTATTACTTAGTGCCTCTGTCAATCCAGGCAAACTGTTCTAGACAGGCTGCCAAAAGAAAGCAGCAGACTTGTTTGGCAGAAGGAGGCACAACTAGCATCTCTCAGGTAACTGTACAGTAGGATGCCGATTACCCAATTAAGATTATCCAGACTGCTTTggttctttattttttaaaattctcatTGTAATCTCTATATTAGTTCTCAAATTATGCCCGATATACAGTaaatagaatttttttaaaataaacccAACACAAATGGGAACAAAATATCAAAAGCAAAAAAATGCTCAACATGTAATGCTCAAAAGTGTGCGcttttttcaaaaaggaatgtCTAATTATCCAGACTGCTCTCTGCCAAGGTTAGTCCAGATAATCGGCGTACTGTACTATAAAAATCCATGGAAGCAGGGCAGCTCAAAGTTACTCTGTGCTATGACTCACCATTTTTTGAAACGGGAGAAAATTGAGGTGCATTTTCCAAGCAGGGTGTCCCATCAGGCAACAGCCCTTTTGCCCTTGCTTTAGCTTCTTCAAGTGCATATTTTCTTTGCTCAACTTTGCCTTCCAGGTATGCTAGGTCAGCCTGTAATTCAGTGGATAAAGAAAGATCACTTTCTTGAACAGCCCTATCTGCTATATTCTAGTTCAGAGGAGTGAAAGGCAGTGTGGTGACCAGAGCTCAGGACATCTCTTGTAAACATGCAACTGATCTTGCATGGAGCTGTGCATACTCCACTCAACAAATAATGAAAGCAATACTTTAGGAGCCTAATACAATATAGTACAATGTTCTCTACCACAGTTTTAGGCCAATGGTATTGTCAGAAGACTAATGGCCATCCAGTTTGTAACTGGACAAGGTTAAGATGATTAAGAgggtgaaaatttaaaaaaacatttttttttaaagaaaatcccTCATTTCTCACATTAAATTTTTTCCTTTAGCATCAAATACATAAAAACCAACCTTTTTCTGAGAGTACAGTCGTAGGATTTGATAGCAAATCTCTTTAATATTTTCCTCTGATGCTCCAAACAGGAGGAACCAGTGTGGTCGATTAGGTAATGGAATCTATGACAGAATAAACCAAGCAAGCTAAAATTCAACTGGCTGCATACACATGCTAACACATTTTACAGCCACACAGTCCCTTGAAATGACGTGTCTCCTCTGTTGCCCCAgctaacacttctttccacaCTCCACATGATCTATAAAATTACCATGCTGTGATTCAAaaaaatttaaggcatgttatCTGACCTCTAATGTTCTAGCAGCAAGGTAAATGCAAGCACATGCGATGGTTTCTGGATGAAATCTCACAAAGACATCTGTGCGCAGGCTGTCATTCATATAATTCCTGAAAGAGAAGACCAAAGAATTGCACATCCTAGAAGTCCCTTAGCACTGTGAAATATCAACAAGTACACTGTCTGGTATTTCTACTAAATtcttgggggggttggaggagagagagagaaaaaaaaaaaaaaaaaagagaaagggatCAGGTTGAAGATGAAGAGAACCTGCAGCAAACACAATGATGGAGAACCCATTTTAACTCTGCTACTCCTACTTGCCCACATACCAACATGTACTGGCCTGGTCTTGTGCTTTTATACAGATGAGGCATGACATCTATCTTACCCACAGGAACCTATTCTCAATCTTTCTTTAGGATAGAAGCAGCAtgcaaatatgtaaaaaaaagtcAATGAGAGTTGTCATTTCTTGTCCCAGTTTtccactgccatccacaccaacATGCACCATTAACAGTTCGTTTTAAGAAATCCATAACCAGTCCAACAGGCTCTTCGTCATGGGCAAGTTGAAAGTTGCAAGTACTATGGCCATTGAGaaacaaagcagaaaaaaaaaaacaaagtctgGTTGAGACTGAGGCTCTTAAGAGAGCCTCCAGCTAACTGCTGCTCACAAACTGTCTTCCTCTTCTGTAACCCATGAAGTCCATGTGAAAATGGTTTCCAAGCTTTCCTGTTCAACAAGTCTTTGTATATTCAGAAGGCTGTAACTGTAAAACACTGCATATGTTCCATAACAGTCATTATTTCattcattccataattgtgtttCAGCAGGACAAAAAAGCAAAACTTCGTAAGTGCAGCAGCTCAATTCAAAAGGAAGGTGTGGTGGATCAAGTACCTGAAGGGGGTTTAGAGATTCTGGGTTTGACTCACACTGAGGAGCAGCTACAACTAGGTATGCAAGCAGAAGACCTTAGCTGGCTTTGAGGTGGCACTCTTGGCACATAGAACCCATAAGTCTGCTGGGGGATACAGGGAAAAGAGCAAGTGACCAAACCACTGATGAAGGATACAGTTGACCAGGGAAGGGTGTGGTGAAAAGTCCTTAAGTGTAAGGATGGTACCTcttatggtttattttatttgatatactgcctttcctaaCAAAGTGGTTCACAATCAAAACTTAAGAACATAggttttcattatagaataggtacAGTGGTATGCACCACTTGGCTGAAATTTGTTTTACCATCAGTTAGAAGGGCTCCAGCTGGCACACTGGGCAAAACAGAGTGTGGGCAGAGAAAGTGTAAACATTCATGTACACATTACATTTTCATCTGTATAAAATGTGCATGTTCTTTTACTGAACTAAATATGTAGGTGAGATATTAAAGTACTGTAAAatgccaaaataataaaaaaaaaatacttgtcaCCATTAGATTAAGAACAAGCATTGTGTActtatgcaaaataaaaaaaaacatgctaaacCAGGGATGTACATAATTTTTACAGTGGATAAAATCTTTGCGTTCATTGAATTTTAAGAATGGTTTTACAATAATTGATATATCTTAAAAGACTATAATTGCTACAGATGCATATAATCagtttaataaattaaaaaagtaCATTTAGAtcagcaaaatataaacaaagttaCCAAACGTAGGCCAGTTATTCTAACCACATACTGTATATACCACCTGTCTAGAGAGTCAGCCTTCTCTCTGGAGAGCCTGCATTGGATTGACAGAAGACGGCCGCTATCCCTGCACCAAAGCGCTTGGACAGCAGAGGAGATGGCTTAGTCACTTACCATCACAGGCTACCCTTTGATCAAAAGAgtacagaaaagaaaaagttaaaatTGGTTCTCCATCATTTATGTAACAGCACCAGACAATTTAGTCAGCAGAAACACGCCCCATACTTTTACACCCCTTTCTATATATTAAAGTTTGTTATAAGTACTGTTATGTGGATGAGCCCCATAAATGGGGAGAGAGTAAAGGATGATTGGAAAGGCAGCCTTATGCTAAGATGAACACAACCGTATAGGCAAGGGAAGGAATGAAGCATTAAGACACAGCAAGATAATCCCTCCTGTAGGCTGAGCAAAGAGAAAgcgctcaacacacaagggaataCAATCCACTTTATTATCCATAGTATCACCGATTGTTAACCCCTGCAAGAACAAACAGTTTATTTTGAGGGTCAGGCAACTGATGTGGAGTCTTGTTTCCTTACCATCTTAATGAACATACACGTTTCAACAGATGATCAATACCGTGCAAGAGGCAGAACTCCAGGCACCAGTGGAGTCCATGCCATTGATGCCACTGATGACTGGAGAGCCTGCCAACCTCTCTGCTACTGCCCTTGCTGGTTTCTAAAAACAAGAGAACAATCAACTTACCATGCAGTCTGGACCAGGTGTTGGTTACGTTCACATTCTAACACCTGAAGATACATAACGATTATCTGGAAAATATGAGTTAGGTGGTTATTGTCAAGAATTTCTAGGTGTGGGCATGTAAATTGGGCAACCATGGTACACCTGCTGGAACATAAAATCTTTACTCCTTTAAAAAGTGTAGAAATTATGCTCTGCAATACTACAGCACCAGGATCCAGACACTCCTATGCTGTTAGTTATGACTGAACTGGGGTTTAAACATAAAATGGTCCACAGTATCTCCAGTTAACACCCAATCAATAATCCTAACCTAGAATAAAAGCCTACTACCCCTATGAAAAAGGTTTTAAGAATATGAGACCAACTATTTAACTAGTATCACCATTAACAGCTGAAATCCCTTCTCACAAAGAAAAACGTGCATAAAAATATTCTGCTTGCAGCAGTATGAAAGTACTTTACTAGTTTCTTCTATACACGTGTAGCCACTTGGTAAAATATTGCCAATCTGCTCAGTAGTGCATTAATAGTATAAGATATGCCAAGCTGGGTCAGACCACTTGGCCCACTTGAGTCCAACATGCTGTCACTGACAACAGCCAATCTGGATCACCAAAGATAGCAGTTCTAAGCTAATCCTAAAGGGGAAGCCCAGTCCTAGGACAGCTTCCAATCCAAGGTTTACCTGGCTAATCATGGCTTAAGATCTGTCCTCCATAAACtagtccaaaccttgtttaaacacAAAACACAGCTTCACTATTAAcctggatcacatcttctagcaAAAATTCTACTGTTCAACTGAACACCaaattaaagtattttttttaataccctACTGTTCCCTATTTACATATTCCACACAACTCCAGATTTAATAAACCTTCCATACTCCCTCTTCAAGGTAAGAACACTAACCTATTTAACCTTTATGAATAAAAGGAgccatttccatatcatttgcTCTTATCTGTACCTTCCAgttcagctctctctctctctctctttgagaTTAGGTGATAAACTGCACATAACACTTGGTGTGTTGCCATTATAAACTTATGCAACCCAAGATTATATATGTCTAAGGGGGTAATAGCAGCCCACATGAATATGCATGCTGTGAGGCACCTAACTTACAACAGTTTTCAAAAACAAACATTTACATTTTGCTCTGAAAATTGTCCTGGCAGATAACGAACACAGCTACCTGTACTACGTTATGCAACAAGTTCTTGCATGCAAACTAACCTACCCAGACTACTCCCTGAAACGCTGCTATATTATGTGCATGTAATTTACTCATAGAACACGCAGTAAATTTTCAAAAGGTGCCACTTCTGAAGTAATCACTGATCTGCATAAGTCATTTTGAAAATTACCAAAATCATTAGGATTATTTTTCCCTTTGCGCATCACTTTACAGGTAGGTATGCATAATAGATGCTCAGTTTTCTGATCTTGCAACATCCACCTGCTTGTAAGGGAGTTTTACATATAATCAACTGCTGAAATTTTCGTAAgttagaaaaaaaatttctattaaCAGTTGAATGAAAGTATCCATTAACTCCAGCTATATGTGTAGCCATTTGGTGAAGCAACTGCTAATACACTTGGTAGTGCTTTTACCTACCTTGTGAGGGTGCTTTACATGGACACAAAAACCCAGCTCCTTTAGAACTCTCCTCTCTGCTTTTATAATTTGATTTTTCAAATTAACATAGTCTTGATCCAATATTAAAGGCACTGGTTTCCTGCAAGATAAACAGAGAATAAAACCAAAGGTGAAATTTGGTCATTACATGTCCATTTCTTTTTCTTCAGTCCTGCCAGACCAGTTCAGAGCCAATATCCACAAACCACTGGGGGACAAAGTCAATCAAATCTGAGCGCTGCCCTATTCAGAGCATGTGCAAATCTATCAGTACTGAGATAGTTTTTTAGTTTTGCTCAACAGTACATTTGTACTATCAgttctcctaaaaaaaaaaggaagtcggGGATTGAAAAATTAAGGCTCCACTTCTGGAATATTACAAAAGCTTCTCATGAGCAGGAACCAATAGTAACAATTAAAGGAGGGAACCTGGAGTGGTCTGGTAAGAAAAGGAGGTCAGCAGGTAATAAATTTCACTTTCCTTATCACCACCAGACAAGCACAGAACTAATGTCAAGTACCAAAGCTCCCTTGAATGAGGACATGATTCATGAACCCATTCCAGGAATCAGAAATCCCTGCTCTAGTATAGTGGATCTAAAGGTTACTTCCAGTCTAGCActtacatccaattgacagtgcttaGCAAGTGAATGGCAACACCACCAAGTTACAGCTCTACAAATATCTGGAGTACCTACCTGGATTTCATCTGttaaacaaaaaacacacacacttttgtTCATCAGATCCAAGCTTAGAGCCACAGATTGTGAGGGCAAGAGGGCAAAATGGCAGTTTCCCGCCATAATGGGAGCAGACGCCTTATCTTTTCCGACACCCGAATTCATCTGAGCCGCTACCACTGACGAGGAAGTGAAGTGAGAGGGACCTGCCTCTGGCAAAACTACCATAGAGCAGTACTTGTAGGTACTGCTCGCCTCTGCCGCTGACACACTGCACAACAGCGGAGTTTCTCTGCTATCGCATTGCGCTCTGAAGCACTGGAACGGCCTTTTTTCTTTATCCAGAGGGAATTCGCACAATTGCAGGGCTGAAGCAGACGCCTAGAGccatgaaaaaaaatacaaaacaaaaccacCGCCTGCGAAGGTGGAACAGGGCTGCTCTGCTTGTTTGCGCCTCAATACacttgtaagctttttttttcttttcttaaatgTGGCCGCCTCTCCCGGGCCTCAAATTTCTTTTCCCTTGAAGAGGACATTGCAAACtatcacaaacacagcagcaagcagtGCTGCAAGGAGACAACAGGACtttgggggagggacccggccacctgaGTGCACCACCACCAAGGCtgttggagaccccccccccccccccccccccccccccccgtggaccTCAGCCTCTCTCTAGCTCGCCAGGGCTCATATTGGCTCTCTATAGTCAAAGTTTTCAGTCTCCACATGCTGGGAgacatgcacaacccatcagtcacattcacatatccgtttatcttgttgggcagactggacggaccgtgcaggtctttttctgccgtcatctactatgttactatgttctaggCCAGTCCAGAGGGATGCCAAGGAATGCCCCTTTGCAGTTTAATCTTCACTTTGGTAAAAGCCCTTTATCCACAGTGTGCAGCTCTCAGTAAGTTTGAATAGGTGGTGTTGAACTCCTGTACTGGTCTTGCAAGATTTCACATCCCAAGGTCAATGTAGGAGTTCCTTCACTGTGTGGCTCAAAGAAGCATATGGTATAGAATAGACTGCAAGGTAAGGGAGGGTGGGGCTACAGTGCTGGATAGCTGAAGGCTTGGAAGGGCGATGGGGGAGCATATGGAGGGTGTTAGGTTTTAAATTActattaagggaaagggaaataggacttgatatactgcctcaggtttttgcaactacattcaaagcggtttacatatattcaggtacttattttgtactaggggcaatggagggttaagtgacttgcccagcgtcacaaggagctgcagtgggaatcgaactcagttgcccaggatcaaaacccactgcactaaccactaggctactccttcactggtGGATATGGTGGGGGAAATGAgagacaggtgtgaggatgttataatgccgttatatcactccatggtgcaaccgcaccttgagtattgtgttcaattctggtcaccgcatctcaagaaagatatagtggaactggaaaaggtgcagcgaagggtgactaaaatgatagcgaggatgggacgacttccccatgaagaaagattaaggaggctagggcttttcagcttggagaagagacggctgaggggagacatgatagaggtatataaaataatgagtggagtggaacaggtggatgtgaagcgtctgttcacgctttccaaaaatactaggactaggggcatgcaatgaaactacagtgtagtaaatttaaaacaaatcggagaaaatgtttcttcacccaacgcgtaattaaactctggaattcgttgccggagaacgtggtgaaggtggttagcttggcagagtttaaaaaggggttagacggtttcctaaaggacaagtccataaaccgctactaaatggacttgggaaaaatccacaatgccaggaataacatgtatagaatgtttgtacatttggcctggattggatgctttcgtggacaggatgctgggctcgatgaacccttggtcttttcacagtgtggcattacttgtgtacttaaGGTGGAAGGATCGAGAAAAGGATATGACTGAGGAGAAGAAAGATTTGAGAgagctatttggggggggggggggggggggctgaaagggACAGGAGAAAGGGTAGCTGGGTGAGAGAAAAATTAGGCAGATGAGATGTGCAAGTCTGAAATAAAGGAgctgaagggagggagagaggttatTGGCCACTGGCTCCGATTTTGCCAGCAGCATGCTATGGTGTCATTACAGGGGACAAATAAAAATCTCTCTGATCTGATTTAAGGAGAAAGCAGCTTACTTTCTTACTCCCCTAATGGCTCCTAGATTCAGAAAATATTTGTCAAGCTGGATGTATCATTCGCCAGTCAAATCTCTTCAATCTTCTCAATCTAATCTGAAAATTCCACCTTCATCCAGAATGCACCATTGTTTTGCTTTTAGCTGCCAGGCTCCGGTTCTTATGGAACTTTATACTATTTCCTTATAATCTGAATAAAGGAGAGGGTTGAAAACAGTTTCCACCCAAGCTTTTGATTGCTAGCAACGTTTCTGAGTCTGTCCTGGAAATAACTTACTTTCTTATTAAAGTGTCTAAAGCCTAATCCACACACAAcattagatttttaaaaatgttatctaGCAGTCCATTCTGGTTTCTTTACAAATTGTCTTGCTTTGTTAAATCTTTCCTCCGTTCACCACCAATATTTGGTAATTATTTCGGATTGCTTGTTGGTTTTGcccttgctgctttttttttttttatattttaacttactttgatttgtacaaaGTAACAGAAAAATGTAAAACTTGACAGAGCTTCAGAACATTTGGCAGTGCCCAAACCCTTAGTTTTTACTTCTGGCCCGAGTTCAATCCATTACAGTCATTTCATTAAACGGTAAAGAAATAAAATTCTTCACACAGATATACAGAAATTTCAAGTAGCACAGTAGTGTGTTGTCTTGAAAACCATGACACTTACTTATTTTCCCTTAGTTGTCGAAGACGATGAAACACATTAATTACATCCCTTATACGTCTTGGGGCTTCTTCAATTTTGGACGCCAGATGAACACATGCCATTGACACATGCTGAAACACAAGTAATGCAACATACTGATATTTTGGTCAACTGGAATGGACAGCATCCATCAATTTCAGGGAGGgatcagatttaaaaaaacaacaacaaaaaaaaggtgaGATCACACCAAGGAATTGTAAGTATAAACACAAGAGGGAGGCAGAAGGGAAAACAGATTAGGCTCACACAAAATttaaggaatggagagagaaggagaaaaatcTATTCTTTAAGCTCTTTTTAAAACTTTATCTACTGCTCCCCCATATCTCTGGTGGCAATCAAATTATCCAATCCTGGACACATTTTTTCTGCCCACAAGAAGTTCAGGAACAAGGGATCTTTAGGtgggatggaaggatggagactGAAGGGTTTGTTTTTTCCCCCCAGTGTTGTGAATGGCAGGAAACCACAAGTGACAAAAATGGATTGGAAAatccaagaaaagaaaaaaaaacggaGAGAACAATGGAAAAATCTGAGTAATATCAGATCAAGCAAAATCTGTAATTGATACAGGCAGGTATAGTGGCCAGGCCATAGTAATAAAGGGTGTAAAATTCAGACAATACCTCACATCtacatttatgctcctaagtttatGCCCTATTTTCACTCAGGGAcataattcatcttaatttaggagtttaaaagCTATGctcaaatttaggcctgccatgtacagtggtggaaataagtatttgatcccttgctgattttgtaagtttgcccactgacaaagacatgagcagcccataattgaagggtaggttattggtaacagtgagagatagcacatcacaaattaaatccggaaaatcacattgtggaaagtatatgaatttatttgcattctgcagagggaaataagtatttgatcccccaccaaccagtaagagatctggcccctacagaccaggtagatgctccaaatcaactcgttacctgcatgacagacagctgtcggcaatggtcacctgtatgaaagacacctgtccacagactcagtgaatcagtcagactctaacctctacaaaatggccaagagcaaggagctgtctaaggatgtcagggacaagatcatacacctgcacaaggctggaatgggctacaaaaccatcagtaagacgctgggcgagaaggagacaactgttggtgccatagtaagaaaatggaagaagtacaaaatgactgtcaatcgacaaagatctggggctccacgcaaaatctcacctcgtggggtatccttgatcatgaggaaggttagaaatcagcctacaactacaaggggggaact
This sequence is a window from Microcaecilia unicolor chromosome 13, aMicUni1.1, whole genome shotgun sequence. Protein-coding genes within it:
- the CCNL2 gene encoding cyclin-L2 isoform X1, whose amino-acid sequence is MAAVPTTSGPSSGPGSQGILIGDKMYSGVLITLENCLMSEECCTLTPSQMDGLDMATERGLRCAGCELIQAAGILLRLPQVAMATGQVLFQRFFYSKSFVKHSMEHVSMACVHLASKIEEAPRRIRDVINVFHRLRQLRENKKPVPLILDQDYVNLKNQIIKAERRVLKELGFCVHVKHPHKIIVMYLQVLECERNQHLVQTAWNYMNDSLRTDVFVRFHPETIACACIYLAARTLEIPLPNRPHWFLLFGASEENIKEICYQILRLYSQKKADLAYLEGKVEQRKYALEEAKARAKGLLPDGTPCLENAPQFSPVSKNDSPKEGKANKSSPLSVQAMKNAKRKLDVKRARSSSPVNGLQKERCSRSRSQDRSYSRSHSRSESPKRRKSESYSPSSDSRSRSRSRSRSDSPPRQSNHSSYKSSKSWAYEAKDHKYSSQKYRHSRSRSSSRERSSENPGKYKKRHHYYRDPRHERSRSYERMGHRYERDHSGHGRHRR
- the CCNL2 gene encoding cyclin-L2 isoform X3, coding for MAAVPTTSGPSSGPGSQGILIGDKMYSGVLITLENCLMSEECCTLTPSQMDGLDMATERGLRCAGCELIQAAGILLRLPQVAMATGQVLFQRFFYSKSFVKHSMEHVSMACVHLASKIEEAPRRIRDVINVFHRLRQLRENKKPVPLILDQDYVNLKNQIIKAERRVLKELGFCVHVKHPHKIIVMYLQVLECERNQHLVQTAWNYMNDSLRTDVFVRFHPETIACACIYLAARTLEIPLPNRPHWFLLFGASEENIKEICYQILRLYSQKKADLAYLEGKVEQRKYALEEAKARAKGLLPDGTPCLENAPQFSPVSKNDSPKEGKANKSSPLSVQAMKNAKRKLDVKRARSSSPVNGLQKERCSRSRSQDRSYSRSHSRSESPKRR
- the CCNL2 gene encoding cyclin-L2 isoform X2; protein product: MAAVPTTSGPSSGPGSQGILIGDKMYSGVLITLENCLMSEECCTLTPSQMDGLDMATERGLRCAGCELIQAAGILLRLPQVAMATGQVLFQRFFYSKSFVKHSMEHVSMACVHLASKIEEAPRRIRDVINVFHRLRQLRENKKPVPLILDQDYVNLKNQIIKAERRVLKELGFCVHVKHPHKIIVMYLQVLECERNQHLVQTAWNYMNDSLRTDVFVRFHPETIACACIYLAARTLEIPLPNRPHWFLLFGASEENIKEICYQILRLYSQKKADLAYLEGKVEQRKYALEEAKARAKGLLPDGTPCLENAPQFSPVSKNDSPKEGKANKSSPLSVQAMKNAKRKLDVKRARSSSPVNGLQKERCSRSRSQDRSYSRSHSRSESPKRSDSRSRSRSRSRSDSPPRQSNHSSYKSSKSWAYEAKDHKYSSQKYRHSRSRSSSRERSSENPGKYKKRHHYYRDPRHERSRSYERMGHRYERDHSGHGRHRR